A region of the Microbulbifer pacificus genome:
CAGCACTGCCAGCACCTTCAAGCCTCGTGCCTTTGCCTCACTCTCGCGCATCAATACCAGCGCTGCAGCACCGTCAGAAATGGAGCTGGCGTTGGCCGCGGTCACGGTGCCGTCCTTGCGGAAGGCCGGACGCAGTTGCGGGATTTTTTCCGGGCGGGCGTTGCCGGGGCCTTCATCCACCGCGACTTCCACTTCTCCGCCGCGACTGTTAATGGTCACCGGAGTAATCTCGCGCTTGAACGCGCCGGCTTCGATGGCCGCATTGGCACGCGCCAGAGATTCCAACGCAAAATTGTCCTGCTCTTCGCGGCTGAAACTGTACTTGTCCGCGGTGCACTCGGCGAAATTACCCATCAGCTGACCGTCGTAGGCATTTTCCAGACCGTCGGTGAACATGTGGTCCAACACCTCGCCGTGGCCCAGGCGCATGCCGCCGCGGGCTTTCGGCAGCAGGTAAGGCGCGTTACTCATGCTCTCCATGCCGCCGGCCACGACGACTTTGGCGTCACCGCAGAGCAGCGCGTCCCGCGCCATCATCACGGTTTTCATGCCAGAGCCACACACCTTGTTGACCGTGGTGGTGGGTGTACCCTCCGGAATACCGGCACCCAGTGCTGCCTGGCGCGCAGGCGCCTGGCCAAGACCTGCCGGGAGCACGCAACCCATCAGCACTTCGTCCACATCCGCCGCCGCCACGCCGGCATCGGCCAGGGCGCCGCGGATGGCAGCAGCGCCAAGCTCCGGCGCGCTTAACCCGGACAGGGCACCCTGCATGGCCCCCATGGGGGTACGGGAAAGACCGACAATGACCACAGGGTCTGTAAGTTGCTCGCTCATGCTGAATTTTCTCCAGTTGTAACGGACATCGCCGTCTCAGGCTGACCGGGATCGCGATGAATGGTTATTTTGCGGCGGATTATACCCCACACTCCGGCGCTCGATACCATCCGCCCTTCGTTGTATTCGCCGTTGTATTCGCCATAGCCGTTGGCTGTATTCGCCATGGCACCCGGCAGCGGCGGCCATGTTAGTATCTTGCGCAATCGCGCGGATAAACCCATTCGCCTCAATTGCTGTGACCGATAACAACAGGTTCATCCCAGGAACGCACAACCCAAGAACACACAACGATAGGAATGCGCACGTTATGGATATTTCGACCATTGTCTGGCTGGTAGTTCTCGCCGCCCTGGCGTTTTACCTCATCAGCATTTACAACCGCCTTGTCTCTCTCAAGAACCGATACGAAAACGCGTTTGCACAGATCGAAGTCCAGCTGAAGCGCCGCTACGACCTGATCCCCAATCTGGTGGAGTCCGCCAAAAGCTATCTCAAGCACGAGCGGGAAACCCTCGAAGCGGTAATCAGTGCACGCAATTCGGCACTGGCTGGCCTGAAAGCCGCTGCAAACAACCCCGGCTCCGCCGCTGCCATCGCCGATCTTGGCAATGCGGAAGGCGCGCTTGCCAGCGCCCTCGGCCGCCTCAGCGTGGTGATGGAAGCCTACCCCGACCTGAAAGCCAACCAGACCATTCAACAGGTGATGGAAGAACTGACCAGTACAGAAAACAAGGTCTCCTTCGCGCGCCAGGCGTTCAACGACGGCGTCACCACCTACAACATCTTCCGCCAGAGCTTCCCGCCGGTGTTTTTTGCCAGTTTCTTCGGCCACCGGGAAAACGGCAAACTGCTGGAGTTCGCAGACTCGGAAGCGTTCCAGGTCGCACCCCGGGTACAGTTCTGACGCAATCCTATGAATTTTTTTGAATATCAGGACAAGGCCCGTCGCAATACCACCCTGCTGGTGCTGTTATTTGCGGCGGCAGTAATCGGGCTAATTGCCATCACCACCGTGTTTTTTGCCTTTGCCAGCCGAGCTTCCGGTGCACCGGGAGCGGAAGCGGGCCTTGGAGAAATGCTTGCGGCACTGGGCTGGGATACCGTCGCCGGCATCGCCATTACCATCACCGCGGTGATTGCCCTTGCGAGCTTTTACCGCCTGCAGCAGCTTGCAGCGGGCGGGCGCGCGGTGGCGGAATCCCTCGGCGGGCGCAAGATCAATATTGCACCGCGAGATCTGGCAGAGCAGCGCGCACTGAATGTGGTAGAGGAAATGGCACTCGCCTCGGGTACTCCGGTACCGGATGTCTACGTGCTGGATGACGATGCCATCAACGCCTTTGCCGCCGGTTACCAGCCTGCGGATGCCGTGATCGGCCTTACCCGCGGCTGTATCGAACAGCTGAACCGCGACGAACTGCAGGGCGTAGTGGCCCATGAATTCAGCCATATCTTTAATGGCGACATGCGCCTCAACATCCGCATTGTCGGATTGCTGCACGGCATTCTGTTCATCGGCCTGGTGGGCAGCTGGCTGCTGCGCGGCAGCTACTGGGGAAGCGGTCGCGACAGCCGTGGCCGCGCGGCGCTCTTTGGCATTGGCGCCGGACTCGTCGCGATCGGCTACACCGGCACCTTTTTCGGCAACCTGATCAAGTCCGCGGTGAGCCGCCAGCGGGAATACCTGGCGGACGCTTCAGCGGTGCAGTTCACCCGCAACCATCAGGGCATCGCAGGCGCGCTGATGAAAATCGGTCACCACCAGCAGGGCTCAAACCTGCGCGCCGCCAACGCTGGTGAATTCAGTCATATGTACTTCGCCAGCGGGCTGAAACACTCACTGCTTGGACTGTTCGCGACCCACCCACCACTTGCCGCGCGAATAGGCCGCCTGGATCCACAGTGGAAAGGCTGGGGGGGCGCCGCGGCACCCGCTGCCGCAGCGCCACACAGCGACCAGGTCTCTGGCATCTACTCCGCGGAGGTTTATTCCCCTTCGCCGTCAGCAGATCACAGTCAATACCGCTCCCGTCTGGATGAGGTACTGGAGGCTGTGGATAACAATATCGCGCAGCCATCCGCCAACCAGCTTGCACTGGGTGGCGCGTTGCTGGCGCAAATCCCCGGTGACCTCAAGGCTGCGGCTCACGAACCCTTTGCCGCCCGCGCTGTGGTTTATGCGCTGATGATGTGCCCTTCGCAGTTCGAGCTACAGCGCACACTGCTGGAGAAATCCGCCCATCCAGCGGCGCTGCGGGAGTTCGATCGACTGCAGCCCGCGGTGGCAAAGCTGCCCGTCATCTGCCGCCTGCCCCTGCTGGACCTGTGTGTGCCCGCGCTCAAGGCCCTGGCCCCGCAGCAGTACCAGATCTTCAAGCGCAACCTGATCAAGTTACTGCGTGCAGACGGCAAAGTGGAGATATGGGAATGGGCGCTATATCGGGTGCTGATACACGGCCTGGAGACCAACCCGGATGTTCAGCGCAAGGTGCCTGTGGGCGGCGGCTCAGGAAGTGCGCAGGCGGACGCACAGCGCTTTTTACTTGCAGCTATGGCCCATGCCGGCAACACAGACTATCTGAATGCGAAACGCGCGTACGAGGCGGGTCTGGCAACACTCGGACAGACACCCGTCCCCCTGCCCGCTGCGCGGGATATCAACCTGCAACGACTGGACAAGGCGCTGGCCATATCCCGGGATACCGCCCCACTGAAAAAGCCCGCTCTGCTCAAGGCTCTCGCCACCACTCTGGCGCACGACGGGCTGGTGTGCGGAACAGAAGTCGAGCTGCTGCGCGCGGTGGCAGACTGTCTTGACTGCCCCATGCCACCACTGCAGGGTGTTTCGCACTCACCACTGCGACAGGATGAGCGCGCCATTGCGACCACTGCTAACTGATCGGCAAAGGCCGCGAAGGGCGCTCTGCCTGATACAACAAAGCCGGCAAAATGCCGGCTTTGTTGTTGGTAACAAGTAAAAATAGGTGACGATCGGAATCGATAGGCGATGTTCGCGTAGCGTTTATTACTGATAAACCGGTCCCACGCCCATGCTCCAGATAATCACTGAACAGATCATCATGGTAACGATTCCGACCAAGCCGATGGTGAGCACTGCACCCGCATACATAAACGCACGCTCTTTGCTCATGTTCATTAGAATGGGAATACCTTCATACAACAGGTATACCGAGTAGAGACCAGCCAGCCCCATCACCCCAACCACCAACCATAGGTGTGGGTACAGAAGCACAATACCGGCCAGAAGCACTGGCGTGGTGACAAACACAGCAAGCGCCGTCCCCTCGTAGTGGCGGGTGGGTTCGTCACCCTCGACGCCATAGGCCTTGGCCATCCAGTTGATAAATTCACCCACCAGATAGATGCCGACCAGCAACGAAATATAGGTGATCACTGCCAGTGCGCCCGCGCTGGCGGGCGTCAATTTGGCAACGTGGCCACCGAGATTAAAACCCACCTGGGTAACGCCAATGTATCCGGCAATCGCGGGGATGAGGGCCAGAAACGGCACGTGACTGATAAACACCTGCAGGAAGGAATGCTTGTCGGCGCGAATGGCCTGCCACTCCTTGTCCGGATTGGTGAATATACCGATGGTATGGCTGAGTAATTTCACTAGGGTCCCTCCTGTACACAGCTTGTTTGCAGTATCGGAAGGGCGCAGCGAATTCACCAATCAATAACAGGAATATGGCGTCACTTTTTTTGCCAAATACGGGATCAGGATACCTTGTCGGCAATTGCTACCGGGGGCTCCCCAAAAACAAAAGGGGCCCGTAAAAACGGGCCCCTTTGCCGCTCGCGGGGGTTACTTGACCACCCGCAGGGAAGGCTTTTTCGCCGGCTTTTTGAACGTCGCCGGTGGCGTCGGCTCCGGTGGTTCCGGGGTTTCCTCCGGTTCAAACACCATGCCCTGACCATTCTCCCGTGCGTAGATACCCACAATTGCGCCTACCGGCACCTGGATATCCGTCGGTACACCGCCGAAACGGGCGTTGAAACGGATCGCGTAGTTGTCCATGGTGAGCCCCATCACGGCAGTTTCAGAGACATTCAGGACAATCTGCCCGTCCTCGTTGACATGCTGCTGGGGCACCAGCACCCCCTTCAGGTGGGTATCCACCAGAAGATACGGCGTGCATTTGTTATCGGTGATCCATTCGTAAAACGCCCGCAACAGATACGGGCGGTTGGATGTCATCGGCGGCTTGTTCAATCAGCACCTCAAGAGCGCATTTCGCGCTCGTACTCGGTCAGACTCTGCTGGAAAGCTTCGCGGGCGAACAGGCGATCCATGTAATCCTGAAGCGGCTTGGCCTGTTTGGTTTTCGGCAGTGCGATTTCCAGCTGGTCCAAACGCCACAGCAGCGGGGCCATGCAGCAGTCCACCAGGGAGAACTCTTCGTTAAAGAAGTACGGCAGATCGGTAAACATCGGCGCGATACCAACCAGACTGTCACGCAACTCTTTACGCGCAGCCGCCACATCCTTGCCACCAGCCAGGATTTTGTCTACCAGCGGGACCCAGTCGCGCTCGATACGGTACATGATCTGACGGCTCTGGGCGCGAGCCACCGGGTAGACCGGCAACAGCGGCGGATGCGGGAAACGCTCGTCCAGATACTCCATCATCACTTTGGTTTCGAACAGTACCAGCTCGCGATCAACCAGGGTCGGCAGGGAGTTGTAAGGGTTGAGTTCAGCTAATTCCGCCGGTTTGTCTTCGGGATCGACATCGACGATATCAACGGTCACACCCTTTTCAGCGAGAACGATACGTACTCGATGGCTAAAGTGACAACGACCATCGGAAAAGAAGGTCATGGAGGAGCGCTTGTTGGTCGGCACACCCATTGTGGAACTACCTCGATCTACTGGTCGGCTTTGCGACCGTCATTCTTAAACGGAAAACGGGTGGTAGGGCTAATGCCGGAAACCGGCGGCCCACCACCCGGAAAAATCAGTCTGGCAATCGCTTAGTGATGAATGTCTTTCCAGTACTCGCGATTCAGCAGCCAGGCAAAGATGAAGAATACAAGGATGAACGCCAGCACATAGAAACCGATGCGCTTGCGGCTTTCCGCCATGGGCTCGGCCACGTACTCCATAAAGTTGACCAGGTCATAGACCGCCTGGTCATATTCTTCGCCGCTTATGGAACCCTTGACCTTGCTGACCTGCAGGCTGCCACAGTTGGCGTCCATGATCGGGTTGCCCATCTCGTCGCGCACGACTTTACCGTGGTCGCGTTTCGGGCCGGGAGCACACTCCGGCAGACCCTGAAGTTCCATCAGAACGTGGGGCATACCCACGTTCGGGAACACCTTGTTGTTCACACCGGTGGGGCGGCTCTCATCCTTGTAAAAGCTACGCAGATAAGTGTAAAGCCATTCCGGGGAGCGCGCGCGGGCCACCAAGGTGAGATCCGGCGGAGTGGCACCGAACCATACCTTCGAGTCATCGGGCTGCATGGCGATCTGCATCAGGTCGCCGATTTTGTCGTCGCCCAGTACCAGGTTCTGCATCATCAGCTCGTTGGGGATATCCAGATCGGTGGCAACGCGTTCCCAGCGGGAAAAGTTGGCACTGTGACAACCCATGCAGTAGTTGACGAAGTACTTGGCGCCGCGCTGCAGCGAGGGCTTGTCGCCCAGATCGATATTTATGTGATCCAGTTCGACGGAACTCTCTGCACCCACGGCTTTGATCGGCACGAATGCCATCAGTACCACGGCGATGATGCCGCCGAACAGCAGGATGAACGACTTGCTACCGGACGGGCTGGTAACACGGGTCGGCTCCGGATGCACTACATCGCGGTCGGTCAGCCACGGCAGTGCCGCGAAAAATACCGCAAACACCAGCGCCAACACACCCACGAACAGGCTCGCGTTCCAGTTCACCACGGCCATCCACAGGAACAGGAAGCCAAAGGCACCACTGACAATCCAGGAGGCCAGGCCCTTGCGGGTGGTCGGATTGGTCCAGATTGGCATGGTCACAAAGAAGGCGAAGTAGAACAGGGTTGCCACCTGCGCCAGGAAGTTACGGCCCGGGGTCGGAGACTTCACACCCAGGTAACCCAGGATGATGAAGACCGCAGCGAATACCAGCAGCAGCACCTTCGGCAGCACACCCTTGTAGCGGATGGACTTCACCGGGCTCTTGTCGAGCCAGGGCAGCACAAACAGGATCGCAATCGCCGCACCCATGGCCACCAGGCCGAGGAACTTCGCAGTCAGCGGGCCGATATCCATGGTCACTGCGCGCAGTACCGCGTAGAACGGTGTGAAGTACCAGACCGGCGCAATGTGTTCAGGGGTCTTCAGCGGGTTGGCTTCTTCAAAGTTGGCGTGCTCGAGGAAGAAACCGCCCATTTCCGGGAAAAAGAACACCACCACACAGAAGGCGAACAAGAACACTGCCACACCCACCAGGTCGTGCACGGTGTAGTAGGGATGGAAGGGAACGCCGTCCAGCGGGACGCCATTTGCATCCTTGTTCTTTTTGATTTCGATACCGTCGGGGTTGTTGGAGCCCACTTCGTGCAGCGCCAGAATGTGCAGTACCACCAACAGCACCAGCACCAGCGGCAATGCGATGACGTGGAGCGAGAAGAAACGCGTGAGGGTAATACCGGAAATCAGGTAGTCACCGCGAATCCACTGCACCAGATCTTCACCGATAGCCGGGATGGCGCCAAACAGGGATACGATTACCTGCGCACCCCAGTAGGACATTTGCCCCCAGGGCAGCACATAGCCCATGAAGGCTTCTGCCATCAGTACCAGATAGATACACATGCCGAAAATCCACACCAGCTCGCGCGGCGGCTTGTAGGAGCCGTACATCAGGCCGCGGAACATGTGCAGGTAAACCACCACGAAGAAAGCGGAGGCACCGGTGGAATGCAGGTAGCGGATGATCCACCCCATATCCACATCACGCATGATGTATTCAACGGAAGCGAATGCGCCCTCGGCGGACGGGTTGAAACTCATGACCAGCCAGATACCGGTCACCAGCTGGTTCACCAGAACCAACATGGAGAGCACGCCGAAGAAATACCAGAGGTTGAAATTCTTGGGCGCGTAGTACTTGCCCATGTGGGTATCCCACGCGCGGTAGATCGGCAGACGCTGATCAACCCAGTCGCCCAAAGCGGTTAACCAGTTCATACGGCGCCCTCCTGATCCACACCGATTACGATGACATCGTCACTTTCATAGGAGTACGGCGGCACATCCAGGTTGGTTGGCGCAGGTACACCCTTGTAAACGCGGCCGGCCATATCGTATTTGGAGCCGTGGCAAGGACAGAAGAAACCGCCCATCCACTCGCTGCCACCGAGATCGGCGGCGCCCACTTCGGGACGGAACATCGGCGCACAGCCGAGGTGGGTACACAGCCCCACCAGCACCAGCGTCTGGGGCTTGATGGCGCGGTTTTCAGGATTCACGTAAGCAGGCTGGTTGGACTCGGTGGACTCCGGGTCGCGCAGCAGCGGAGCGACTTTGGCCAGATTATCCAGCGTTTCCTGGGTGCGACGCACCACGTACACCGGCTTGCCGCGCCACTCGACGGTAACCATCTGGCCCGGCTCAAGCTTGCTGATGTTGTATTTGACTGGCGCGCCGGCGGCCTTGGCCTTGGCACTCGGATTCCAGGAAGCGACAAAAGGTACTGCGATTCCAACCGCACCTGCACCACCCACAACAGAGGTAGCAGCGGTCAGAAATCGACGACGCCCCACATTTACACCGCCATCACTCATGACGTAGTTCTCCCATCACAGCGCCCCGGGGCAAACCGGAGCTGACTGGCCCAAACCCAAAAAAAAACCAGAAAACTTCTGCAATAAATCTACACGACCAGAACTACGGCGATTCAGGGTAATCCGCAATTGGCAGCGACGGTGCATCCCAATGGCTCGAGACCAGATAGAACAGAGCACCCGCACAGCAGCAAACAGCTCACTACTGCAAAAATCAGAGACTTACGACAGAAACTCCCCTACAACTGGCCCGCTCGCTTGACCTTAGAACAAAATGGCCAAACCCCAAGTGCAAGCGGATAGAAATTCGCGCAATGTTAAAGAAAATGCCAAACCGATACAAGGCGAAACCCGGTGCGAACATCCTCGACCAAGCGGCGAACTGGCGGTATTTTAAACAGAAAACATATTTACGCAGCGGCGGCGCATAAAGCACACACAAAAAAAAGCCCGGCAATTGCCGGGCAATAAAATACAGAAAATTCTGCTTAACGCTTGGAGAACTGCGGCTTCTTGCGCGCTTTGCGCAGACCGACTTTCTTACGTTCAACGGCACGCGCATCGCGAGTCACGAAGCCGGCTGCACGCAGCGGCTGACGCAGAGACTCGTCGTACTGCATCAGAGCGCGGGTCAGGCCGTGACGGATAGCACCCGCCTGACCGAAGGAACCGCCGCCAGCTACAGTGACGTTGATGTCGAATTTTTCGACCATATCGACCAGTTCCAGCGGCTGACGCACGATCATGCGCGCCACTTCGCGACCGAAGTATTGGTCCAGAGTGCGGCCGTTGATGCTGATATTGCCCTCACCCTGCTTGATGAATACACGAGCAGTGGAGGTCTTGCGGCGGCCGGTACCGTAGTATTGAGTAGTTGCCATGAGAATGCTTTCCGTTTAGATCGACAGTTCAATCGGCTGCTGGGCCGCATGAGGATGTTCGCTACCCTTGTACACCTTCAGTTTCTTGAACATGGCGCGACCCAGTGGGCCTTTCGGGAGCATGCCTTTCACTGCACTTTGGATAGTGCGCTCAGGCGCCTTGTCGATCAGCTTCTCAAAGCTGATGGATTTCAGACCACCCGGGTAACCGGAATGGTGATGGTAGATCTTGTCTTTGGCCTTGTTGCCGGTCACGCGAACCTTTTCGGCATTGATAACTACGATGTAGTCGCCGGTGTCCACGTGGGGCGTGTATTCAGGCTTGTGCTTGCCGCGCAGGCGGTGGGCGATCTCGGCGGAAATACGTCCGAGAGTCTTGTCCGCAGCGTCAACAATGTACCAGTCGCGAGTTACCGCTTCCGGCTTAGCACTGTAAGTCTTCATGTTATAAAACACCTGTATGTGGCCTCCGAAATGGGGGCCGTCCCACGAAAGAGCGCGAATACTACATAAGCGCCCAAGGCTTTTCAAGTACAAAGCTGAACAACTTGTGACCAGTCCGCCCCCCTCCCAGCGCCCTATTCCGGGCGGTGCGCACGCGCCAGATATTCCCTCGACTGCATCTCCTGCAGGCGACTCACGGTGCGCGCGAATTCGAACCGCAAGTGGCGGCCGCCGTACAGGGACCCTACCGGCGCTTCGGCGGAGATCACCAGCTTGACGCAGCGGTCGTAAAATTCGTCGATCAGATTGATAAAGCGCCGCGCCTGACTCTCCATCCATTCATCGAAGCGGGGCACATCCGCCAATAGCACCGTGTGAAACTCCCGCGCCAGCTCGATGTAGTCATTCTGTGAGCGCGGGCCATCACACAGCTCACTGAACCCGAACCAGGCCACGTCATCGGCAATCCTTACAGCCACAATCGGGCGCCCTTCAATATCCAGAGTTACTTTTTCACGCACTTCGCAACCCTCAACGATCAGGCTGCGAAAAGAGTTCGCAAGACTGGCATCCGCCTCATCCCCCAGCGGACAGTGGTACAGCTCGGCCATTTCCAGTGCCCGCAGCCGGTAATCTACGCCGTTGTCGACGTTGACCACCTTGGTATGCTCCAGCAGAAGGTCGATCGCCGGCAGGAAGCGCGCCCGCTGAAGCCCTTCTTTATATAGGCCCTGCGGCACAATGTTCGATGTGGCCACCAGGGCGACCCCGCGCTCGAACAGTGCCTGCAACAGGTTCGCCAGAATCATGGCATCGGTGATATCCGATACAAAAAACTCATCGAAACACAGCACCCGAGCGCGACTTGCGATGCGGTCAGCCACTTTTTCCAGCGGATTTTTCTCGCCGGCCAGGGATTTCAGCTGCCGGTGCACATCGCGCATGAAACGGTGAAAATGGGTGCGCTGCTTTTGCTCGAACGGCAGCGCCTCATAAAAAGCGTCCATCAGATAGGTTTTGCCGCGGCCGACACCCCCCCAGAAATACAGGCCTTTTTCCGGACGGTTCTCGCGCTTCCACATCCGACGCAGCCCGCCGAGCAGACTGCCACCCCGCTCCCCAGCCGCCATGAGTCGCTCATAGAGATCCTGCAGCTCGACAACCGCGGCCTTTTGCGCAGGATCTTCCATGAAGTCCGGCCGCTGTAGATCCCGCTGGTAGCGCTCCATCGGCGCCAGACGTACTTGGGCGGACAGGTTCTGTTCCGTGACCATCAACTTGAAACCATTCAAAATTTATCGGGGCGACATTGCCAGACAGGACGGGCGCAATGCGCTTTTGCGAGCTAACCTGAAGAATTCGCGCAGGCGAACCCCCACGCCCGCGTAGAAGCGGGCGGCGCGCACTTTACCAAATCCGTCACGACTTGGCACAAACCTGAGCGCGGCGCGGCGATGGGATTTGCGTATAATAGGGTGACTGTCACGGATGGCCGGTGCCACTTTTAATTTGAGGAGGAAGTAACGTGCACTCAACTTCGGTTTTAATTCTGGTCGGCCTAATCGGCCTGGGTCTGGGAGCGCTGCTGGCCTTTTTCGCCACCCGCGGCCGCCAGAACCTCGACCGCACCCAGGAGCTGGAGCTGCGCTTGAAGGAAGCCAACACCAGACTGGAAGATTTCCAGCTGCAGGTAAACGAACACTTTGATCAGACCGCGCAATTAGTCAACAACCTGACCCAGAGCTATAAGGAAGTACACGAGCATCTCGCCACCAGCGCCATGCGCCTGTCCAACCAGGATATCGGTCGCCAGATGCTGGAGGCCGGCAGCGGCAACCTGAGAGACAGCGATGAGTACCTCAATGTGCTGCCACCCCGCGACTGGGCACCCACTAAAGGGGCGCTTTCCGAGGATTACGGGATCGAAAAAGAAGCCCAGGCGCCATCGCCGGCACCGGTAAACGCCATCCATCGCTGATTTCACGGCGGCAGAGGCGCTGCAGTGCAGCAACCAGCAACTCAAGAAACAAAAAAGGCGGGGTAACCCCGCCTTTTTTGTTTGTGCCACTTGCCGCCTGCGAGCTCTTATAAGCTCTGGTAATAGTCCATCAGGATCTGTGCCACTTCCGGACGCGAGAACTCCGGGGGCGGCGCGATACCATTACCCAGCAGCTCACGCACCTTGGTTCCGGACAGCAGGATGAAGTCATCCTTGGTGTGATCGGGCACATCACGCATCATGACCACTCGGTTCAGCTTTTTGGAGAAGGCGGTGTGGTCCGCACGAAAGATCTCGATCTCCAGCGCGCCTTCCGGCACTTTCTCGTCAAAAATGGTCTGCGCATCGAAAGCGCCGTAGTAGTCGCCCACACCTGCGTGGTCACGGCCGACGATCAGATGGCTGCAGCCACAATTCTGGCGGAACACCGCATGCAGAACCGCTTCGCGCGGACCGGCGTACAGCATGTCGAAACCGTAACCGGTGACCATTACGGTGTTTTTCGGGAAGTATTCTTCCACCATTTTACGGATGGCCGCATCGCGCACATGTGCAGGGATATCGCCAGCCTTTAGCTTGCCCAGCAGCATGTGAATCAGCACACCGTCGGCGCCTACGGCGTCCAGCGCCATTTTGCACAGTTCTTCGTGCGCACGGTGCATAGGATTGCGGGTCTGGAAGGCAACGACCTTGCTCCAGCCGTGCTCGATGAATTCATTGCGGATTTCAACCGCGGTGCGGAAGGTATCCGGGAAGTCGGACTGGAAATAGCTGAAGTTCAGCACTTCGATCGGGCCAGAAATCAGCTGCCGACCGGCGGCCTTGAACGTGGCCACACCGGGGTGGGCATCGTCCAGGGTACCGAAAACATGCTCAGCGATGGTGTTGACCTGCTCATCGCTCACGGTTTCGATGGCTTCCACATCCATCACCGCGATCACCGGGTTGCCCTCGACGTTAGGGTCACGCAGGGCAATGCGCTTGGCGCCGGCAACCGCAGAGGCATCTTCCACCATGTTCACTACCGGCACCGGCCAGAACAGGCCATCCACCGTGCGCAGGGTTGCCGCCACACTCAGGGTGTCCGCCAGGTTCATATAGCCGTGCAGGGGGTTGAAGTAACCGGCACCCAGCATCACCGCATTCGCCGCAGCCGCAGAGCTGATGACAATGGACGGCAGGGACTCCGCCTCGTGGATCAGCTGATGATGGCGCTCACTGTCGTAAACAAAACGGGGCTGCAGCTCGACACTGCCGTGTGGACGAACCAGGGACATAGTTACTCCTGAGGGATATGGATTCAGACCAGAATTTCGAGCGCCACATTATACGGATTCCCACAGCAGCACCAAGCGCTGTTCGCGGCCAGTCCTAGAGCGTCTGATGCTGATGCCAGAACGCAAAGGAAGCTAAAGCACGTATAATGGCCGCAAATCAAGGAGCTGCCGGTGTCACTACAACGTTTTCTGCATGAATGGGCCATTCCCGCCGTTATC
Encoded here:
- the petA gene encoding ubiquinol-cytochrome c reductase iron-sulfur subunit, which gives rise to MSDGGVNVGRRRFLTAATSVVGGAGAVGIAVPFVASWNPSAKAKAAGAPVKYNISKLEPGQMVTVEWRGKPVYVVRRTQETLDNLAKVAPLLRDPESTESNQPAYVNPENRAIKPQTLVLVGLCTHLGCAPMFRPEVGAADLGGSEWMGGFFCPCHGSKYDMAGRVYKGVPAPTNLDVPPYSYESDDVIVIGVDQEGAV
- the zapE gene encoding cell division protein ZapE — its product is MVTEQNLSAQVRLAPMERYQRDLQRPDFMEDPAQKAAVVELQDLYERLMAAGERGGSLLGGLRRMWKRENRPEKGLYFWGGVGRGKTYLMDAFYEALPFEQKQRTHFHRFMRDVHRQLKSLAGEKNPLEKVADRIASRARVLCFDEFFVSDITDAMILANLLQALFERGVALVATSNIVPQGLYKEGLQRARFLPAIDLLLEHTKVVNVDNGVDYRLRALEMAELYHCPLGDEADASLANSFRSLIVEGCEVREKVTLDIEGRPIVAVRIADDVAWFGFSELCDGPRSQNDYIELAREFHTVLLADVPRFDEWMESQARRFINLIDEFYDRCVKLVISAEAPVGSLYGGRHLRFEFARTVSRLQEMQSREYLARAHRPE
- a CDS encoding ubiquinol-cytochrome c reductase; this translates as MNWLTALGDWVDQRLPIYRAWDTHMGKYYAPKNFNLWYFFGVLSMLVLVNQLVTGIWLVMSFNPSAEGAFASVEYIMRDVDMGWIIRYLHSTGASAFFVVVYLHMFRGLMYGSYKPPRELVWIFGMCIYLVLMAEAFMGYVLPWGQMSYWGAQVIVSLFGAIPAIGEDLVQWIRGDYLISGITLTRFFSLHVIALPLVLVLLVVLHILALHEVGSNNPDGIEIKKNKDANGVPLDGVPFHPYYTVHDLVGVAVFLFAFCVVVFFFPEMGGFFLEHANFEEANPLKTPEHIAPVWYFTPFYAVLRAVTMDIGPLTAKFLGLVAMGAAIAILFVLPWLDKSPVKSIRYKGVLPKVLLLVFAAVFIILGYLGVKSPTPGRNFLAQVATLFYFAFFVTMPIWTNPTTRKGLASWIVSGAFGFLFLWMAVVNWNASLFVGVLALVFAVFFAALPWLTDRDVVHPEPTRVTSPSGSKSFILLFGGIIAVVLMAFVPIKAVGAESSVELDHINIDLGDKPSLQRGAKYFVNYCMGCHSANFSRWERVATDLDIPNELMMQNLVLGDDKIGDLMQIAMQPDDSKVWFGATPPDLTLVARARSPEWLYTYLRSFYKDESRPTGVNNKVFPNVGMPHVLMELQGLPECAPGPKRDHGKVVRDEMGNPIMDANCGSLQVSKVKGSISGEEYDQAVYDLVNFMEYVAEPMAESRKRIGFYVLAFILVFFIFAWLLNREYWKDIHH
- the rplM gene encoding 50S ribosomal protein L13 — protein: MKTYSAKPEAVTRDWYIVDAADKTLGRISAEIAHRLRGKHKPEYTPHVDTGDYIVVINAEKVRVTGNKAKDKIYHHHSGYPGGLKSISFEKLIDKAPERTIQSAVKGMLPKGPLGRAMFKKLKVYKGSEHPHAAQQPIELSI
- a CDS encoding YhcB family protein, which encodes MHSTSVLILVGLIGLGLGALLAFFATRGRQNLDRTQELELRLKEANTRLEDFQLQVNEHFDQTAQLVNNLTQSYKEVHEHLATSAMRLSNQDIGRQMLEAGSGNLRDSDEYLNVLPPRDWAPTKGALSEDYGIEKEAQAPSPAPVNAIHR
- the rpsI gene encoding 30S ribosomal protein S9; its protein translation is MATTQYYGTGRRKTSTARVFIKQGEGNISINGRTLDQYFGREVARMIVRQPLELVDMVEKFDINVTVAGGGSFGQAGAIRHGLTRALMQYDESLRQPLRAAGFVTRDARAVERKKVGLRKARKKPQFSKR
- the sat gene encoding sulfate adenylyltransferase, with product MSLVRPHGSVELQPRFVYDSERHHQLIHEAESLPSIVISSAAAANAVMLGAGYFNPLHGYMNLADTLSVAATLRTVDGLFWPVPVVNMVEDASAVAGAKRIALRDPNVEGNPVIAVMDVEAIETVSDEQVNTIAEHVFGTLDDAHPGVATFKAAGRQLISGPIEVLNFSYFQSDFPDTFRTAVEIRNEFIEHGWSKVVAFQTRNPMHRAHEELCKMALDAVGADGVLIHMLLGKLKAGDIPAHVRDAAIRKMVEEYFPKNTVMVTGYGFDMLYAGPREAVLHAVFRQNCGCSHLIVGRDHAGVGDYYGAFDAQTIFDEKVPEGALEIEIFRADHTAFSKKLNRVVMMRDVPDHTKDDFILLSGTKVRELLGNGIAPPPEFSRPEVAQILMDYYQSL